A genomic segment from Nicotiana sylvestris chromosome 1, ASM39365v2, whole genome shotgun sequence encodes:
- the LOC104249006 gene encoding ceramide synthase LOH2: MDSIWANNAAPAPSHFFYVIYFAFGFVGARFILDRFIFRRLAIWLLHLGTAHLKNDEATRGKIVKCSESMWKLAYYGTIECCVLKVAYHEPWFLDVKEYFRGWPNQELSSGIKLIYMCQCGFYVYSIAALLVWETRRKDFAVMMSHHIVTVILISYSYISSFFRIGIVILALHDASDVFLEAAKVCKYSEKELGASILFGCFAVSWFILRLVFFPFWVIRSSSYYLCEVLKLSEAYNIMLYYIFNTMLLTLLVFHLYWWILICSMITRQLKNRGKVGEDIRSDSEDDD; the protein is encoded by the exons ATGGACTCGATTTGGGCGAACAATGCTGCCCCTGCCCCTTCTCATTTCTTCTATGTCATTTACTTCGCTTTTGGTTTCGTCGGAGCCAGATTCATCCTTGACAGATTCATTTTTCGT AGACTGGCAATTTGGTTGCTGCATCTGGGAACCGCCCATCTGAAGAATGATGAGGCTACAAGAGGAAAAATTGTTAAATGCTCTGAATCCATGTGGAAACTTGCTTATTATGGCACTATTGAGTGTTGTGTCCTGAAAGTTGCATATCATGAGCCATGGTTCCTAGATGTGAAGGAATATTTCAGGGGCTGGCCAAATCAGGAACTATC GTCTGGCATAAAACTTATCTATATGTGCCAATGTGGGTTCTATGTCTATTCCATTGCTGCGCTCCTTGTTTGGGAAACACGACGGAAGGACTTTGCTGTAATGATGTCTCATCACATAGTGACAGTTATTCTGATTTCATACTCGTATATTTCAAG CTTCTTTCGGATCGGGATAGTTATTCTTGCATTACATGATGCAAGTGATGTCTTTCTTGAAGCTGCCAAAGTGTGTAAATATTCGGAGAAGGAGCTTGGAGCTAGCATATTATTTGGTTGTTTTGCTGTCTCCTGGTTCATACTTAGGCTGGTTTTCTTTCCATTTTGGGTCATACGATCCTCAAG CTATTATTTATGTGAGGTTTTGAAGTTGTCAGAGGCATACAATATAATGCTATACTACATCTTCAACACAATGCTCTTGACCCTGCTTGTGTTCCACCTGTATTGGTGGATTCTCATATGTTCAATGATCACGAGACAGTTGAAAAATAGAGGGAAAGTTGGGGAAGATATAAGATCTG ATTCGGAAGATGACGACTAA